In one window of Nodosilinea sp. PGN35 DNA:
- a CDS encoding NAD(P)/FAD-dependent oxidoreductase — MVTDARISGPTAAGAARPEATQHWGIVGGGLLGLTLALRLAQQGQRVTLYEAAPELGGLASAWRLDDLVWDRHYHVTLLSDLALRSLLTELGLEQAMRWVETKTGVYADGQLYSVSNAVEFLRFPPLGLIDKLRLGLTIVMAARIRNWQRLERIPVTTWLQRWSGRRTLRRFWLPLLRSKLGENYRKASAAFIWAIIARLYAARRTGLKQEMFGYLPGGYARLLGRFEQMLRGAGVELRLGCPVQSVVRDGDHLVVNREGGRDRLDRVVVTAPSPVAVGLCPQLTPAEVARHCGIQYQGILCASLLLRRPLSPYYVTNITDAGLPFTGVIEMTTLVNPAELGDRTLVYLPKYVDPHDPAFDLTDDQLQERFVTALEQMYPHFHRDDLLAFQVSRVRHVLAIATLNYSRHLPPMATSVPGLAIVNSAHILNGTLNVNETVQLANRAVQTLLETQPAPSAGGRP, encoded by the coding sequence ATGGTCACTGACGCACGCATATCGGGGCCGACGGCGGCGGGGGCGGCCCGCCCCGAGGCCACCCAGCACTGGGGCATTGTCGGCGGCGGGCTGCTGGGGCTGACCCTGGCCCTGCGGCTGGCCCAGCAGGGGCAGCGGGTAACGCTGTACGAGGCGGCTCCGGAGCTGGGCGGGCTGGCCAGCGCCTGGCGGCTGGACGATCTGGTGTGGGATCGCCACTACCACGTCACCCTGCTGTCGGATCTGGCGCTGCGATCGCTGCTGACGGAGCTGGGCCTGGAGCAGGCCATGCGCTGGGTGGAGACCAAAACCGGGGTCTACGCCGACGGGCAGCTGTACTCGGTCAGCAACGCGGTGGAGTTTTTGCGGTTTCCCCCCCTGGGGCTGATCGACAAGCTGCGGTTGGGGTTGACCATCGTTATGGCCGCCCGCATCCGCAACTGGCAACGGCTGGAGCGCATTCCGGTGACCACCTGGCTGCAGCGCTGGTCGGGGCGGCGCACTCTGCGGCGGTTCTGGCTGCCCCTGCTGCGATCGAAGCTGGGGGAGAACTACCGCAAGGCGTCGGCGGCCTTCATCTGGGCGATCATTGCCCGGCTGTACGCCGCCCGCCGCACCGGGCTGAAACAGGAGATGTTTGGCTACCTGCCGGGGGGCTACGCCCGCCTGCTGGGGCGCTTTGAGCAGATGCTGCGGGGGGCGGGGGTGGAGCTGCGCCTGGGCTGCCCGGTGCAGTCGGTGGTGCGCGACGGCGACCATCTGGTGGTGAACCGGGAGGGGGGCCGCGATCGCCTGGATCGGGTGGTGGTCACCGCGCCGTCTCCGGTGGCGGTGGGGCTGTGCCCCCAGCTCACTCCGGCGGAGGTGGCCCGCCACTGCGGCATCCAGTACCAGGGCATTCTCTGCGCCTCGCTGCTGCTGCGGCGGCCCCTGTCCCCCTACTACGTCACCAACATTACCGATGCGGGTCTGCCCTTCACCGGGGTGATCGAAATGACCACATTGGTGAATCCGGCGGAGCTGGGCGATCGTACTCTGGTTTATTTGCCCAAGTACGTAGACCCCCATGACCCCGCCTTTGACCTCACCGACGACCAGCTGCAGGAGCGCTTCGTGACCGCCCTAGAGCAGATGTACCCCCACTTCCACCGCGACGACCTGCTGGCCTTTCAGGTGTCGCGGGTGCGCCACGTGCTGGCGATCGCCACCCTGAACTACTCCCGCCACCTGCCGCCCATGGCCACCTCGGTGCCGGGGCTGGCCATCGTCAACTCGGCCCACATCCTCAACGGCACCCTCAACGTCAACGAAACGGTGCAGTTGGCCAATCGGGCCGTCCAAACCCTGCTGGAAACCCAGCCTGCGCCCTCGGCGGGAGGTCGCCCATGA
- a CDS encoding bifunctional 2-polyprenyl-6-hydroxyphenol methylase/3-demethylubiquinol 3-O-methyltransferase UbiG, translating to MTTAAAPPLTQCRCPICDGRARSRFAKYGYAIQGCDRCGHRFVDPASLGQPGTQHLHQVYGDAYFQGGGAGYRDYVAEAGLLRQHGRRYARLLRRYTSPGRVLDVGAAAGFVLQGLIDGGWQGQGIEPNPTMAEYGRRHLGLPIATGALEDVNPDQQFDLITMVQVVPHFYDLRRALTSATALTAPGGYWLIETWNRRSWTARLLGSHWHEYSPPSVLHWFSPQDLTALVRQYGFVPVAQGRPQKWINAAHGKSLLDYKLRDLGGLGRGLRRLLPLIPDGLSLPYPGDDLFWLLVQRKVNGAR from the coding sequence ATGACCACCGCTGCGGCCCCGCCCCTGACCCAGTGTCGCTGCCCCATCTGCGACGGCCGGGCGCGATCGCGGTTTGCCAAGTACGGCTATGCCATTCAGGGCTGCGATCGCTGCGGCCATCGGTTTGTGGACCCCGCTTCCCTGGGCCAGCCGGGCACCCAGCACCTGCACCAGGTCTACGGCGATGCCTACTTTCAGGGGGGCGGTGCGGGCTACCGCGACTATGTGGCGGAGGCGGGGCTGCTGCGGCAGCACGGTCGCCGCTATGCCCGGCTGCTGCGGCGCTACACGTCGCCGGGGCGGGTGCTGGACGTGGGGGCCGCCGCCGGGTTCGTGTTGCAGGGGCTGATAGACGGCGGCTGGCAGGGCCAGGGGATAGAACCCAACCCCACCATGGCCGAGTACGGGCGTCGCCACCTGGGGCTGCCCATTGCCACCGGGGCGCTGGAGGATGTGAACCCCGACCAGCAGTTTGACCTGATCACCATGGTTCAGGTGGTGCCCCACTTCTACGACCTGCGCCGGGCCCTGACCAGCGCCACCGCCCTGACCGCCCCGGGCGGCTACTGGCTGATCGAAACCTGGAACCGCCGCAGCTGGACCGCCCGCCTGCTCGGTTCCCACTGGCACGAGTACAGCCCCCCCAGCGTGCTGCACTGGTTTTCACCCCAGGATCTCACGGCCCTGGTGCGGCAGTACGGCTTTGTGCCGGTGGCCCAGGGGCGACCCCAAAAGTGGATCAACGCCGCCCACGGCAAGTCGCTGCTGGACTACAAATTGCGGGATCTGGGCGGGCTGGGGCGCGGGCTGCGGCGACTGCTGCCGCTGATTCCCGACGGGCTGAGTCTGCCCTACCCCGGCGACGACCTGTTCTGGCTGCTGGTGCAGCGAAAGGTAAACGGGGCGAGGTGA
- a CDS encoding DegT/DnrJ/EryC1/StrS family aminotransferase yields the protein MMPAPAAATPKPAFMALPNDQDSSGRTLGAEEILLLSEAIESGTLTSTKGKFVKTLETQFAEKLGVGYAYACSSGSAAIHTAVAAINPCPGDEIITTSITDMGALSSILYQSAVPRFADVDPRTWNVTAETIAPCITPRTKAIIVTHLFGNPCQMEPIMALARAHGIPVIEDAAQAFMATQNGQPVGTLGDIGCFSLQQGKHITTGEGGLVVTNNSVMARKMWLFINKAWGYGDKKPDHYFLAPNYRMTELQGAVACAQLPKLDGVVAQRQAGANQLTAKLQGLAGVEPPFHHPGDTHVYWKYCLRVDGDVIDGGAVGLAQWLKAERGIFSAPRYIQKPAFRCEVFAKQRTFGNSRFPFTHASPEALDYSAEKFPGTFEGLEKVLVLPWNEAYTDAHIDYIAEAVHTAVAALTR from the coding sequence ATGATGCCTGCGCCCGCTGCGGCGACCCCCAAACCCGCCTTCATGGCGCTGCCCAACGACCAGGACAGCAGCGGTCGCACCCTGGGGGCCGAGGAGATTTTGCTGCTCAGCGAGGCGATCGAGAGCGGCACCCTGACCAGCACCAAGGGCAAGTTTGTCAAAACCCTGGAGACCCAGTTTGCCGAGAAGCTGGGGGTGGGCTACGCCTACGCCTGCTCCTCCGGGTCGGCGGCCATCCACACGGCGGTGGCGGCCATCAACCCCTGCCCCGGCGATGAGATCATCACCACCTCCATCACCGATATGGGGGCGCTGAGCAGCATTCTCTACCAGAGCGCGGTGCCCCGCTTTGCCGATGTGGACCCCCGCACCTGGAACGTCACCGCCGAGACCATTGCCCCCTGCATCACCCCCCGCACCAAAGCCATCATCGTCACCCACCTGTTTGGCAACCCCTGCCAGATGGAGCCGATCATGGCCCTGGCCCGCGCCCACGGCATTCCGGTGATTGAGGACGCGGCCCAGGCCTTCATGGCCACCCAGAACGGCCAGCCCGTGGGCACCCTGGGGGACATTGGCTGCTTTAGCCTACAGCAGGGCAAGCACATCACCACGGGCGAGGGCGGCCTGGTGGTGACTAACAATTCGGTAATGGCCCGCAAGATGTGGCTATTTATCAACAAAGCCTGGGGCTACGGTGACAAAAAGCCCGACCACTACTTCCTGGCCCCCAACTACCGCATGACCGAGCTGCAGGGGGCGGTGGCCTGCGCCCAGCTGCCCAAGCTGGACGGCGTGGTGGCCCAGCGCCAGGCCGGTGCCAACCAGCTCACCGCCAAGCTCCAGGGGCTGGCCGGGGTCGAGCCCCCCTTCCACCACCCCGGCGACACCCACGTCTACTGGAAGTACTGCCTGCGGGTAGACGGCGACGTGATCGACGGCGGCGCGGTGGGCCTGGCCCAGTGGCTGAAGGCCGAGCGCGGCATCTTCTCTGCCCCCCGCTACATCCAGAAGCCCGCCTTCCGCTGCGAGGTGTTTGCCAAGCAGCGCACCTTCGGCAACTCCCGCTTCCCCTTCACCCACGCCAGCCCCGAGGCCCTGGACTACAGCGCCGAGAAGTTTCCCGGCACCTTTGAGGGGCTGGAAAAAGTGCTGGTGCTGCCCTGGAACGAGGCCTACACCGACGCCCACATCGACTACATCGCCGAGGCGGTGCACACGGCGGTGGCGGCCCTGACCCGCTAG
- a CDS encoding STAS domain-containing protein: MSTLDLCQPQIRIHLCGAVAKHTADQVGRQLQGALAEGEPVPLWIDMSRVEFIDSTGLAVVLTTCALAKQRGQAVVLYEVSAPVRLVLELTGLDRHLTLMTAAAAEAKAN; encoded by the coding sequence ATGTCCACCCTTGACCTCTGCCAGCCCCAGATCCGCATTCATCTATGCGGGGCCGTGGCCAAGCACACCGCCGACCAGGTGGGTCGCCAGCTCCAGGGGGCCCTGGCCGAGGGTGAGCCCGTGCCCCTGTGGATTGACATGAGCCGGGTGGAGTTCATCGACAGCACCGGCCTGGCGGTGGTGCTGACCACCTGCGCCCTGGCCAAACAGCGCGGGCAGGCGGTGGTGCTCTACGAGGTGTCGGCTCCGGTGCGGCTGGTGCTGGAGCTGACGGGGCTAGATCGGCACCTCACCCTGATGACCGCTGCAGCCGCCGAGGCCAAGGCCAACTGA
- a CDS encoding glycosyltransferase family 2 protein — translation MVGLSKFGNAPPSPQGQWTVPAGDGTGTDGLGGDVEEAESQGFPGDGPAAQRRAAIAVSVCAQALPLVSLLVPAFNEATLLARNLARLCDHMATLESRYRWELVVVNDGSVDGTAEAAERFGRDRPQVTVVHHRVNGGLGQAIQTGARASRGRYVVVLDLDLSYAPEHIEPLLSHLEQTQAKVVVASPYMAGGRVSNVPWLRLVLSRWANRFLAVTAKGQVATLTGMVRAYDGDFLRSLHLISPGMEVNPEILHKAMLLHERIEEVPAHLCWSPQRLEKAVQQPQRRSSMKILRHTWSMFFFGFLFRPVMFFVLPSLLCFGLGLGLGLHAVAVLLGHWLGGMPLGTALNTTLGSLPHTLLAMGLCLMLAVQLFGMGLLAVQNKRYFEEMFYLGMRARQRHQRRSGEGGERPDS, via the coding sequence ATGGTAGGTCTTTCCAAATTTGGCAATGCTCCACCCTCACCCCAGGGGCAGTGGACGGTTCCAGCCGGTGACGGCACCGGAACCGATGGCCTGGGCGGCGATGTTGAGGAGGCTGAGTCCCAGGGCTTTCCTGGGGACGGCCCTGCCGCGCAGAGGAGAGCCGCGATCGCAGTATCGGTCTGCGCCCAGGCGCTGCCGCTGGTTTCGCTGCTGGTGCCCGCCTTCAACGAGGCAACGCTGCTGGCGCGGAACCTGGCGCGACTGTGCGACCACATGGCCACGCTGGAGTCCCGGTACCGCTGGGAGCTGGTGGTGGTCAACGACGGCAGCGTCGATGGCACCGCTGAGGCGGCGGAGCGGTTTGGCCGCGATCGCCCCCAGGTGACGGTGGTACACCACCGAGTCAACGGGGGCCTGGGGCAGGCGATCCAGACCGGGGCGCGGGCCAGCCGGGGCCGCTACGTGGTGGTGCTGGATCTCGATCTGTCCTACGCGCCGGAGCACATCGAGCCGCTGCTGTCCCACCTGGAGCAGACCCAGGCCAAGGTGGTGGTGGCCTCGCCGTACATGGCGGGCGGGCGGGTGTCCAACGTGCCCTGGCTGCGCCTGGTGCTGAGTCGGTGGGCCAACCGGTTTTTGGCGGTCACGGCCAAGGGGCAGGTGGCAACGCTGACGGGCATGGTGCGGGCCTACGATGGGGACTTTTTGCGATCGCTACACCTGATTTCACCGGGTATGGAGGTGAATCCGGAGATTTTGCACAAGGCGATGCTGCTGCACGAGCGCATCGAGGAGGTGCCCGCCCACCTGTGCTGGAGCCCCCAGCGGCTGGAAAAGGCAGTGCAGCAGCCCCAGCGCCGCTCCAGTATGAAGATTTTGCGGCACACCTGGTCGATGTTTTTCTTCGGCTTTTTGTTTCGCCCGGTGATGTTTTTTGTGCTGCCCAGCCTGCTGTGCTTTGGCCTGGGGCTGGGGCTGGGGCTGCACGCCGTGGCGGTTTTGCTGGGGCACTGGCTGGGGGGAATGCCCCTGGGGACGGCCCTAAACACTACCCTGGGCAGTCTGCCCCACACCCTGCTGGCCATGGGTCTGTGTCTGATGCTGGCGGTGCAGTTGTTTGGCATGGGGCTGCTGGCGGTGCAGAACAAGCGCTACTTCGAGGAGATGTTCTACCTCGGCATGCGGGCGCGCCAGCGGCATCAGCGGCGGTCGGGGGAGGGCGGCGAGCGCCCCGATTCCTAG
- a CDS encoding acyltransferase, producing MSTGVALGVRIHPTAQVEDGVELGEGTSVWDSAHIRHSTRLGDQCIVGGKSYIAYGVSIGHRVKINAMVYICNGVTLEDGVMVSAGTVFTNDRFPRATTVDLRQPYPSAPDEHTRPTLVRQGATIGAHCTIGNDLTIGRFALVGMGSVVTRSVPDFHLAYGVPARSVGCVCRCGQPLMRFPEAEHFEETVTCSACGLVYRVVDRVVTELTPPA from the coding sequence ATGTCTACAGGAGTTGCCCTGGGCGTTCGCATTCACCCCACCGCCCAGGTGGAAGACGGGGTCGAGCTGGGGGAGGGCACCTCGGTGTGGGACAGCGCCCACATTCGCCACTCCACCCGGCTGGGGGACCAGTGCATTGTCGGCGGCAAGAGCTACATCGCCTACGGGGTGAGCATCGGCCACCGGGTGAAGATCAACGCCATGGTCTACATCTGCAACGGCGTCACCCTGGAGGACGGGGTGATGGTGAGTGCGGGGACGGTGTTCACCAACGATCGCTTCCCCCGCGCCACCACGGTGGATCTGCGCCAGCCCTACCCCTCGGCCCCCGACGAGCACACCCGCCCCACCCTGGTGCGCCAGGGGGCGACTATCGGGGCCCACTGCACCATCGGCAACGACCTCACCATCGGGCGCTTTGCCCTGGTGGGCATGGGCTCGGTGGTGACGCGATCGGTGCCGGATTTTCACCTGGCCTACGGGGTGCCGGCCCGCTCGGTGGGCTGCGTCTGCCGCTGCGGCCAGCCGCTGATGCGATTCCCCGAGGCGGAGCACTTTGAGGAAACGGTGACCTGCTCTGCCTGCGGGCTGGTCTATCGGGTAGTCGATCGGGTGGTGACGGAGTTGACGCCGCCCGCCTAG
- a CDS encoding Gfo/Idh/MocA family protein — protein MATEPVKFGLVGAGGIAQAYAQAFAQSAIAQLVGVADLRPEAAAAMAESLGCQSFTDHEAMAEALELDAVIICTPPVTHRAIGTYFLERQVHVLCEKPLSISSEDARAMRAVAEEAGVILTMASKFRYVEDVIKAKSIVESGLLGDIVLFENAFTARVDMTQRWNSDPAISGGGVLIDNGTHSLDIMRYFLGPLAEVQVVEGKRIQGLMVEDTVRIFAKNQSGIIGNIDLSWSINKELDYYIRIYGSQGTISVGWKESKYRQAASSEWIVFGQGYSKVQAFGSQIENFSRAIRGEEALLITADDGVASVAAVEAAYRALYQSRWTAIAPVGVAELAAA, from the coding sequence ATGGCTACTGAACCCGTGAAATTTGGACTGGTGGGGGCGGGCGGCATCGCCCAGGCCTACGCCCAGGCCTTTGCCCAGTCGGCGATCGCTCAGCTGGTGGGCGTCGCCGACCTGCGCCCCGAGGCCGCTGCCGCTATGGCCGAAAGCCTGGGCTGCCAGAGCTTCACCGACCACGAAGCGATGGCCGAGGCCCTGGAGCTAGACGCCGTGATCATCTGCACGCCGCCGGTCACCCACCGGGCGATCGGCACCTACTTTCTGGAGCGCCAGGTGCACGTGCTGTGCGAAAAGCCCCTCAGCATCAGCAGCGAAGACGCCCGCGCCATGCGCGCCGTGGCCGAGGAGGCGGGGGTGATTTTGACCATGGCCTCCAAGTTTCGCTACGTGGAGGACGTGATCAAGGCCAAGAGCATTGTCGAGTCGGGTCTGCTGGGCGACATCGTGCTGTTTGAGAACGCCTTTACCGCCCGGGTGGACATGACCCAGCGCTGGAATTCGGATCCGGCGATCAGCGGCGGCGGCGTGCTGATCGACAACGGCACCCACTCCCTCGACATCATGCGCTACTTCCTGGGGCCCCTGGCCGAGGTGCAGGTGGTGGAGGGCAAGCGCATTCAGGGGCTGATGGTTGAAGATACCGTGCGGATCTTCGCCAAAAACCAGAGCGGCATCATCGGCAATATCGACCTGTCCTGGAGCATCAACAAGGAGCTGGACTACTACATCCGCATCTACGGCTCCCAGGGCACCATCTCCGTCGGATGGAAGGAGTCGAAGTACCGCCAGGCGGCCAGCTCCGAGTGGATTGTGTTTGGCCAGGGCTACAGCAAGGTGCAGGCCTTTGGCAGCCAGATCGAGAACTTCTCCCGCGCTATCCGGGGCGAGGAGGCGCTGCTGATCACCGCCGATGACGGGGTGGCCTCGGTGGCGGCGGTGGAGGCGGCCTATCGGGCGCTGTACCAGAGCCGCTGGACGGCGATCGCCCCCGTGGGCGTGGCCGAACTGGCCGCCGCCTGA
- a CDS encoding glycosyltransferase family 4 protein: MKIAVIGSKGLPPRQGGIEHHCAEIYPRLAAQGHQVVVYGRASYHPSAERRPYLYRGVRVVNLPSVPVRGADALVNSALAALLASRQNFDIIHFHALGPSLFTWIPRLLAPRTQVVVTCHGLDWQRAKWGNFSSWLIRQGERAAVRFAHVIGVVSRDLQRYLKVTYGRDSVYISNAPASYALEENEGDNCATYGLTSGRYLVFLGRLVPEKCPDLLIRAFQQLRPPGWKLALIGGTSDTSDYLNQLKGMVGNDPTIRFTGELWGAGLAEVMRGAGLFVLPSEVEGLPLALLEAMQEGVPALASDIPVHRELLGDDRGLLFQMGNLDHCVAALNWAVQNPDALRARAAKAQDYVRRHHNWEQIVADWQQVYAGLATRPVLTPAAKS; the protein is encoded by the coding sequence ATGAAAATTGCCGTCATTGGGTCCAAAGGACTGCCGCCTCGCCAGGGAGGCATCGAGCACCACTGTGCCGAGATCTACCCCCGCCTGGCCGCCCAGGGCCACCAGGTGGTGGTCTACGGGCGCGCCTCCTACCACCCCAGCGCCGAGCGACGCCCCTACCTGTACCGGGGGGTGCGGGTGGTCAACCTGCCCTCGGTGCCCGTGCGCGGGGCCGACGCCCTGGTGAACTCGGCTTTGGCCGCCCTGCTGGCCAGCCGTCAAAACTTTGACATCATCCACTTTCACGCCCTGGGGCCGTCTCTGTTCACCTGGATTCCCCGGCTGCTGGCCCCCAGAACCCAGGTGGTAGTCACCTGCCACGGCCTGGACTGGCAGCGGGCTAAATGGGGCAACTTCTCCAGCTGGCTGATTCGCCAGGGGGAGCGGGCCGCCGTGCGCTTTGCCCACGTGATTGGGGTAGTCTCCCGCGATCTCCAGCGCTACTTGAAGGTGACCTACGGACGCGACTCGGTGTATATCAGCAACGCCCCCGCCAGCTATGCGCTGGAGGAAAACGAGGGCGACAACTGTGCCACCTACGGCCTGACCTCCGGGCGCTACCTGGTGTTTCTGGGTCGGCTGGTGCCCGAGAAGTGCCCCGACCTGCTGATTCGCGCCTTTCAGCAGCTGCGCCCCCCGGGCTGGAAGCTAGCTCTAATCGGCGGCACCAGCGACACCAGCGACTACCTCAATCAGCTCAAGGGGATGGTGGGTAACGACCCCACCATCCGCTTTACCGGCGAGCTGTGGGGGGCGGGGCTGGCGGAGGTGATGCGCGGCGCGGGCCTGTTTGTGCTGCCTTCAGAGGTGGAGGGTCTGCCCCTGGCCCTGCTGGAGGCTATGCAGGAGGGGGTACCCGCCCTGGCCAGCGACATTCCGGTGCACCGGGAGCTGCTGGGCGACGACCGAGGACTGCTGTTTCAGATGGGGAACCTAGACCACTGCGTCGCCGCCCTCAACTGGGCGGTACAGAACCCCGACGCTCTGCGCGCCAGGGCTGCCAAGGCCCAGGACTACGTGCGACGGCACCACAACTGGGAACAGATCGTTGCCGACTGGCAGCAGGTCTACGCCGGACTGGCGACCCGGCCCGTCCTGACCCCCGCCGCCAAGTCCTAG
- a CDS encoding glycosyltransferase family 4 protein, translating to MKKPVLTIFYQFDPWQSSIGGIQTVARNFIKYAPEDLALRLVGIESSIDGPVGRWQRRELAGRTVDFLPLFRRVDDDRRHWIPTSVRYALGLWRSSLASDFMHFHRLEAALLTRHWPGHKTLFVHNDIHQQMRSSAVQGILWRRFPGLYFALEGWLLPQFAQVLSCNSESTALYQRRYPQLADRIAFVRNSFDDEVFFPVPAAERDRLRRQQARRLGLPDDTQFLLFAGRLHPQKDPLLLLRSLALTADPRAHLLVAGDGELAAALTAERDRLGLSQRVTLLGSLEQDALAHLHRLASAFVLTSAYEGLPLVVLEALACGTPVVTTDAGETPRLLRPDAGLVCGDRDPATIAAAWDTVLRHPERFPSHACVANARPYSARTVIGAIYDAMLCPWRRPDQLPAERAYT from the coding sequence ATGAAAAAGCCGGTTCTGACAATTTTTTACCAGTTCGATCCGTGGCAGTCTTCCATTGGGGGAATCCAGACGGTGGCGCGTAACTTCATCAAGTACGCCCCTGAGGACCTGGCGCTGCGGTTGGTAGGCATTGAAAGCAGCATCGACGGCCCGGTGGGGCGCTGGCAGCGGCGGGAGCTGGCCGGGCGAACGGTGGATTTTCTGCCCCTGTTTCGCCGGGTAGACGACGATCGCCGCCACTGGATTCCCACCTCGGTGCGCTACGCCCTGGGGCTGTGGCGCTCGTCCCTGGCCTCCGACTTTATGCATTTCCACCGGCTGGAGGCGGCGCTGCTGACCCGGCACTGGCCGGGTCACAAGACCCTGTTTGTGCACAACGACATCCACCAGCAGATGCGCTCGTCGGCGGTGCAGGGAATTTTGTGGCGCAGGTTTCCGGGGCTGTACTTTGCCCTGGAGGGTTGGCTGCTGCCCCAGTTTGCCCAGGTGCTCTCCTGCAACTCCGAGTCCACCGCCCTCTACCAGCGGCGCTACCCGCAGCTGGCCGACCGCATCGCCTTTGTGCGCAACAGCTTCGACGACGAAGTGTTTTTCCCTGTCCCGGCGGCGGAGCGCGATCGCCTGCGCCGCCAGCAGGCCCGCCGCCTGGGTCTGCCCGACGACACCCAGTTTTTGCTGTTTGCCGGACGGCTGCACCCCCAAAAAGACCCGCTGCTGCTGCTGCGATCGCTGGCGTTGACCGCCGACCCACGGGCGCACCTGCTGGTGGCCGGGGATGGGGAACTGGCCGCCGCCCTGACCGCCGAGCGCGATCGCCTGGGGCTGAGCCAGCGGGTCACCCTGCTGGGGTCGCTAGAGCAGGACGCCCTGGCCCACCTGCACCGGCTGGCCAGCGCCTTTGTGCTCACCAGCGCCTACGAAGGACTGCCCCTGGTGGTGCTGGAGGCCCTGGCCTGCGGTACCCCGGTGGTCACCACCGACGCCGGGGAGACGCCCCGCCTGCTGCGGCCCGATGCCGGGCTGGTGTGCGGCGATCGCGACCCCGCCACCATCGCCGCCGCCTGGGACACCGTGCTGCGCCATCCCGAGCGGTTTCCCAGCCATGCCTGCGTGGCCAATGCCCGCCCCTACAGCGCCCGTACGGTGATCGGAGCGATCTACGACGCCATGCTTTGTCCCTGGCGCAGGCCAGACCAGCTGCCCGCCGAACGGGCGTACACCTAG
- a CDS encoding sugar transferase has translation MLKSHGALAGSRALLYHRSVYSSAKRGLDILGSLAGLVVLAIAVVPVAIAIYLDNPGPIFFSQVRCGLGGKRFRLYKFRSMVVGAEALKHLVENESSGHIFKNANDPRITRVGRFLRSTSLDELPQFWNVLRGDMSLVGTRPPTPDEVQHYSDRHWQRLHVKPGMTGEWQVSGRSNVRDFEAIIDLDLRYQVVWTVWYDVLILLRTVRVLLRRSGSF, from the coding sequence ATGCTCAAAAGTCACGGAGCCCTGGCGGGTTCGCGGGCGCTTTTGTACCATCGGTCAGTGTATTCGTCGGCCAAGCGTGGCTTAGACATTTTAGGAAGCCTGGCAGGGCTTGTAGTTTTGGCTATTGCAGTTGTGCCTGTGGCTATTGCAATTTACCTGGATAATCCGGGGCCAATTTTTTTCAGCCAGGTGCGGTGTGGCTTAGGCGGAAAGCGCTTTCGGCTTTACAAGTTTCGCTCTATGGTGGTGGGGGCTGAGGCTCTCAAGCATCTGGTGGAAAATGAAAGCTCGGGGCATATTTTCAAAAATGCCAACGATCCCAGAATTACCCGCGTAGGGCGTTTTTTGCGCTCTACCAGTCTGGACGAACTGCCTCAGTTCTGGAATGTGCTGCGCGGCGACATGAGCTTAGTGGGCACCCGCCCGCCTACTCCCGACGAGGTGCAGCATTACAGCGATCGCCACTGGCAGAGGCTGCACGTTAAGCCCGGCATGACTGGAGAATGGCAGGTTTCGGGGCGATCGAACGTCAGAGATTTTGAGGCAATCATCGACCTGGATCTGCGGTATCAGGTGGTCTGGACTGTCTGGTACGACGTGCTGATCCTGCTGCGGACGGTGCGGGTTTTGCTGCGACGTTCAGGGTCTTTTTAG